A part of Planococcus sp. MB-3u-03 genomic DNA contains:
- a CDS encoding M16 family metallopeptidase codes for MVTTYTCQNGLRIVSEHIPHFRSVAVGVFVNTGSRDERPEENGITHFIEHLLFKGTEKRSAKDIAREFDRIGGDLNAYTSKEYTCYYAKVLDHHAPLAVEVLADMFFNSVMDPVEIDKERLVVKEEISMTEDMADDDVHEQLWRVMYPDNAIGAPILGTVETLDRFSRQQILDYMERHYTPSNTVISVAGHIEGKLLSQIESLFGSFERKSPENAHVMPTFVPGQSIKHKETEQAHICLGYPGLSLKDDQLFALAVLNNIIGGSMSSRLFQEIREDRGLAYSVYSYHSAYSDHGTLAIYGGTADHQVGEVEELIRTSLQRMREGDISDLEITDSREQLKGNLLLGLESTGSRMSRNGKYELLHGKHQSADDIIHLIDAVEREHVLDLMQLTATAPAVSIIRSQ; via the coding sequence ATGGTTACCACTTATACTTGCCAAAATGGCTTGCGCATCGTCTCTGAACATATTCCGCATTTCCGCTCAGTAGCAGTCGGTGTATTCGTCAATACAGGGTCACGTGATGAGCGCCCGGAAGAAAACGGCATCACGCATTTTATTGAACATCTCTTGTTCAAAGGTACCGAAAAACGCAGCGCCAAAGATATTGCGCGGGAATTCGACCGCATTGGCGGTGATTTGAACGCCTATACTTCAAAAGAATATACTTGCTATTACGCCAAAGTGCTTGACCATCATGCGCCGCTGGCAGTCGAAGTGTTAGCTGATATGTTTTTCAATTCGGTGATGGACCCGGTAGAGATCGATAAAGAGCGGCTCGTCGTCAAAGAGGAAATCAGCATGACTGAAGATATGGCGGATGACGATGTCCACGAGCAATTATGGCGGGTCATGTACCCCGACAATGCAATCGGCGCCCCAATTTTAGGTACCGTCGAAACACTGGACAGGTTTTCAAGACAGCAGATTTTGGATTATATGGAGCGCCATTACACCCCGTCGAACACGGTCATTTCCGTGGCAGGCCATATCGAAGGAAAATTGCTCAGCCAAATCGAATCTTTATTCGGTTCATTTGAACGGAAAAGCCCCGAAAACGCGCATGTCATGCCGACCTTTGTGCCTGGTCAGTCGATCAAGCATAAAGAAACGGAACAAGCGCATATCTGTCTTGGATATCCAGGGCTGTCGCTGAAAGACGATCAGTTGTTTGCACTCGCGGTATTGAACAATATCATCGGCGGCTCGATGTCGTCCCGGCTATTCCAGGAAATCCGCGAAGACCGGGGACTTGCCTATTCGGTCTATTCCTATCATTCCGCCTACTCTGACCACGGCACGCTCGCTATTTACGGGGGCACTGCCGACCATCAAGTCGGGGAAGTGGAAGAATTGATTCGTACATCGCTGCAGCGCATGCGAGAAGGGGACATCAGCGATTTGGAAATTACGGATTCCCGTGAGCAATTGAAAGGCAATTTGCTGCTTGGGCTAGAAAGCACGGGATCCAGAATGAGCCGCAACGGAAAATATGAATTGCTTCACGGCAAACATCAATCCGCTGATGACATCATCCACTTGATCGATGCAGTGGAGCGTGAACATGTGCTGGATTTGATGCAATTGACTGCCACTGCGCCTGCCGTCTCCATCATCCGTTCCCAATGA
- the rpsO gene encoding 30S ribosomal protein S15, with product MAITQERKNELINEYKVHDTDTGSPEIQIAILTEDINNLNEHLRTHKKDHHSRRGLFKMVGRRRNLLKYLRENDVQRYRELIARLGLRR from the coding sequence ATGGCAATCACTCAAGAACGTAAAAATGAATTGATCAATGAATACAAAGTGCATGACACTGATACTGGTTCTCCAGAAATTCAGATCGCCATTCTTACAGAAGACATCAACAACTTGAACGAGCACTTGCGTACCCACAAGAAAGATCACCATTCACGTCGTGGTCTATTCAAAATGGTTGGACGCCGTCGTAACTTGCTTAAATACCTACGCGAGAACGATGTACAACGCTACCGTGAGTTAATCGCAAGACTTGGCCTACGCCGATAA